From Panicum hallii strain FIL2 chromosome 2, PHallii_v3.1, whole genome shotgun sequence, a single genomic window includes:
- the LOC112880601 gene encoding microfibrillar-associated protein 1-like has translation MSVAAGVSDAAIAVRDKLRGKIGQTKVKRYWPGKAPEWADDADEDIDLRTARVSLDKAFPKDDDADIPAKDDRRLRRLAQTRENKEELRADHRRIRQAEIVSTVEEENERQEADIDEEDEEAQEERRRRIRERQLLREQEELLPQEEEEPVEDESEEESEYETDSEDEQLGMAMVKPVFIPKSQRDTIAERERLEEEERQLEELVKKRLEARKIETRQIVVEEIKKEEHIEKALNEEANIEDIDTDDELNEAEEYESWKNREIARIKRDREERDARLKEKEEIEKVRNMTEEERQEWERKNPKQLRQTKQKWKFMQKYYHKGAFFQESADDVIQSAGKDDIYSRDFSEPTGEDKMDKSILPKVMQVKHFGRSGRTKWTHLVNEDTTDWNAPWATNGPLRAKYNSKMAGMNAPIAKPKGSKKLKDWDAK, from the exons ATGTCTGTGGCTGCCGGTGTAAGTGATGCGGCCATCGCGGTGCGTGACAAGCTCCGTGGCAAGATTGGCCAGACTAAGGTCAAGCGGTACTGGCCAGGAAAGGCGCCTGAGTGGGCTGATGATGCTGATGAGGATATAGATCTTCGGACGGCACGGGTCTCCCTTGATAAGGCATTCCCAAAGGATGACGATGCTGACATCCCTGCAAAAGATGACCGCCGGCTTCGGCGTCTCGCACAAACCCGTGAGAATAAGGAGGAGCTGAGGGCAGATCATCGCCGAATAAGGCAGGCTGAGATTGTTTCAACTGTTGAGGAGGAGAATGAGAGGCAGGAAGCTGATATcgacgaggaggacgaggaggctcaggaggagaggagaaggaggatAAGGGAGAGACAGCTCTTAAGGGAGCAGGAGGAGCTACTTCCTCAGGAAGAGGAGGAACCGGTGGAGGATGAGTCAGAGGAGGAATCTGAGTATGAGACGGACTCTGAGGATGAGCAGTTGGGCATGGCCATGGTGAAACCTGTCTTCATACCAAAGTCACAGAGAGACACCATTGCAGAGCGTGAACGGCTTGAGGAGGAGGAGCGACAGCTTGAGGAGCTAGTCAAGAAGAGGCTGGAGGCTAGGAAGATAGAGACTAGACAGATTGTCGTTGAAGAGATTAAAAAGGAGGAGCACATTGAGAAGGCACTGAATGAAGAGGCCAACATTGAGGATATTGATACAGATGATGAGTTGAATGAAGCAGAGGAGTACGAGTCATGGAAGAATAGAGAAATAGCAAGAATTAAGAGGGACAGGGAGGAAAGAGATGCAAGGTtgaaggagaaggaggagattgagAAGGTCAGGAATATGACCGAGGAGGAGCGTCAGGAATGGGAGCGAAAGAATCCAAAGCAGCTGCGTCAGACCAAACAGAAGTGGAAGTTTATGCAAAAGTATTACCACAAAGGTGCTTTCTTCCAGGAAAGTGCTGATGATGTTATTCAGTCAGCTGGTAAAGATGATATCTACAGCCGTGATTTCTCTGAACCTACTGGGGAAGATAAGATGGATAAGAGCATCCTGCCCAAGGTCATGCAAGTTAAACACTTTGGGCGCAGTGGCAGAACGAAGTGGACACATCTTGTTAATGAGGATACTACAGACTGGAATGCACC ATGGGCCACAAATGGGCCTCTACGAGCAAAGTATAATTCAAAAATGGCAGGCATGAATGCACCTATTGCTAAACCAAAGGGAAGTAAGAAGCTGAAGGACTGGGATGCAAAATAA